In Pseudovibrio brasiliensis, one DNA window encodes the following:
- a CDS encoding periplasmic nitrate reductase, NapE protein encodes MAGISQNTQTTTPEVSKGRERTAFFLLAVVLAPVLMTAAVAGYGFLIWMSQILLGPPSF; translated from the coding sequence ATGGCTGGCATAAGCCAAAACACCCAGACTACCACTCCAGAAGTGAGCAAAGGTCGTGAACGCACAGCATTCTTTTTGCTGGCAGTTGTCCTTGCCCCAGTTCTGATGACTGCAGCGGTTGCCGGATATGGTTTCCTTATCTGGATGTCGCAGATCCTGCTTGGCCCACCATCATTCTAA
- the napA gene encoding nitrate reductase catalytic subunit NapA, which translates to MIKLTRRAVIKAQAVAAAAAAAGASLPAQASNLVTDSSKTDLKWSKAACRFCGTGCSIMVATKNDRVVATHGDAKSPVNRGLNCVKGYFLSKIMYGKDRLEQPLLRKKDGKYDKEGEFTPVSWDEAFDIMADKAKEAIKKNGPYSVGMFGSGQWTVWEGYAAAKLWKAGFRSNTIDPNARHCMASAVGAFMRTFGIDEPMGCYDDFENADAFVLWGSNMAEMHPVLWTRLTDRRLSNPDVKVAVLSTYEHRSFDLADIPMVFTPQTDLVIANFIANYIIENEAVDMDFVSKHTNFRLGNQDIGYGLRPEHPLQKAAKNADKAGGSKEISFEEYAEFVKPYTLEYAEKMSGVPASRLLELAKLYADPNVKVMSLWTMGANQHTRGVWVNQMFYNIHLLTGKISKPGCGPFSLTGQPSACGTAREVGTFAHRLPADMVVANPEHRKYAEKVWQLPDGTIPAKPGYHAVLQSRMLKDGKLNFYWTQVTNNMQAGPNVIEEIYPGWRNPENFIVVSDPYPTVSAMAADLILPTAMWVEKEGAYGNAERRTQFWNQLVSAPGEAKSDLWQTVEFSKRFKVEEVWPEELLAKAPEYRGKTLFDILFANGEVDKYPLSDLNPEYENQEAKDFGFYIQKGLFEEYAIFGRDHGHDLAPFDRYHKERGLRWPVVNGKETQWRFREGSDPYVGKGKGYEFYGHKDGKARIFALPYEPPAESPDEEYDFWLCTGRVIEHWHTGTMTQRVPELYKAVPDALCYMHPDDAKAKGLRRGSEVRVISRRGEITTRIETRGRNKPPKGLVFVPFFDASQLINKVTLDATDPLSKQTDFKKCAVKIVAV; encoded by the coding sequence ATGATTAAACTAACAAGACGCGCTGTCATCAAGGCGCAGGCCGTTGCAGCTGCAGCAGCCGCGGCCGGGGCAAGCCTTCCGGCACAAGCGTCTAACCTTGTTACCGACTCCAGCAAAACCGACCTGAAATGGTCCAAAGCTGCTTGTCGTTTCTGCGGCACCGGTTGTTCCATCATGGTGGCAACCAAAAACGACCGCGTTGTTGCAACACATGGTGATGCGAAAAGCCCGGTAAACCGCGGTCTGAACTGCGTAAAAGGCTACTTCCTTTCCAAAATCATGTACGGCAAGGACCGTCTTGAGCAGCCACTGCTGCGTAAGAAAGACGGCAAGTACGACAAAGAAGGCGAGTTCACTCCAGTATCCTGGGACGAAGCTTTCGACATCATGGCTGACAAAGCCAAAGAAGCGATCAAAAAGAACGGCCCATACTCTGTAGGCATGTTCGGCTCAGGCCAGTGGACTGTTTGGGAAGGCTACGCTGCTGCAAAGCTCTGGAAAGCCGGCTTCCGCTCCAACACCATTGACCCGAACGCACGTCACTGCATGGCCTCTGCTGTGGGCGCATTCATGCGTACCTTCGGCATCGATGAGCCAATGGGCTGTTATGACGACTTTGAGAACGCAGACGCATTCGTGCTCTGGGGTTCCAACATGGCAGAAATGCACCCGGTTCTGTGGACCCGTCTGACTGACCGTCGTCTGTCCAACCCGGATGTTAAAGTTGCTGTTCTGTCCACTTACGAACACCGCAGCTTTGACCTTGCTGACATCCCAATGGTCTTCACCCCACAGACCGATCTCGTGATTGCGAACTTCATCGCAAACTACATCATCGAGAACGAAGCCGTGGACATGGACTTCGTCAGCAAGCACACCAACTTCCGCCTTGGTAATCAGGACATCGGTTACGGTCTGCGTCCTGAGCACCCACTGCAGAAAGCTGCGAAAAACGCAGACAAAGCAGGCGGTTCTAAAGAGATCTCCTTCGAAGAGTATGCTGAGTTCGTTAAGCCATACACTCTCGAATACGCTGAGAAGATGTCTGGTGTTCCTGCAAGCCGCTTGCTGGAACTGGCGAAGCTTTACGCTGATCCAAACGTCAAGGTTATGTCCCTCTGGACCATGGGTGCGAACCAGCACACACGCGGTGTTTGGGTTAACCAGATGTTCTACAACATCCACCTGCTCACCGGTAAAATCTCCAAGCCAGGTTGCGGTCCATTCTCTCTGACTGGTCAGCCATCTGCTTGTGGTACTGCACGTGAAGTTGGTACCTTCGCACACCGTCTGCCAGCAGACATGGTTGTCGCGAACCCAGAACACCGTAAGTACGCTGAAAAAGTCTGGCAGCTGCCTGACGGCACCATTCCTGCAAAGCCTGGTTACCACGCTGTTCTGCAGTCCCGTATGCTTAAAGACGGCAAGCTGAACTTCTACTGGACCCAGGTCACCAACAACATGCAGGCTGGCCCGAACGTTATTGAAGAGATCTATCCAGGTTGGAGAAACCCAGAAAACTTCATCGTGGTTTCTGATCCATACCCGACCGTTTCTGCAATGGCTGCTGACTTGATCCTCCCAACCGCTATGTGGGTGGAAAAAGAAGGCGCATACGGTAACGCTGAGCGTCGTACCCAGTTCTGGAACCAGCTGGTTTCTGCTCCAGGTGAAGCAAAGTCTGACCTGTGGCAGACCGTTGAGTTCTCCAAGCGCTTCAAAGTTGAAGAAGTCTGGCCTGAAGAACTGCTTGCAAAAGCTCCAGAATATCGCGGCAAGACCCTGTTCGACATCCTGTTTGCAAACGGCGAAGTTGATAAGTACCCACTGTCCGACCTAAACCCTGAATATGAAAACCAGGAAGCAAAAGACTTCGGTTTCTACATTCAGAAAGGTCTGTTTGAAGAGTACGCAATCTTCGGTCGCGACCACGGTCACGATCTGGCTCCGTTCGATCGCTACCACAAAGAGCGTGGTCTGCGTTGGCCTGTTGTCAACGGTAAAGAAACCCAGTGGCGCTTCCGCGAAGGTTCTGATCCGTACGTTGGCAAGGGCAAAGGCTACGAGTTCTACGGTCATAAAGACGGTAAGGCCCGCATCTTCGCACTGCCTTATGAGCCGCCAGCAGAGAGCCCGGATGAAGAGTACGATTTCTGGCTCTGCACCGGTCGTGTGATCGAACACTGGCACACCGGCACCATGACCCAGCGCGTACCTGAGCTGTACAAAGCTGTTCCAGACGCTCTGTGCTACATGCACCCGGATGATGCGAAAGCAAAAGGCCTGCGCCGTGGTTCTGAAGTGCGCGTGATCTCCCGTCGTGGCGAAATCACCACCCGCATTGAGACCCGTGGCCGTAACAAGCCGCCAAAAGGCCTCGTGTTTGTACCGTTCTTCGATGCAAGCCAGCTCATCAACAAGGTGACACTGGATGCAACCGATCCACTTTCTAAACAGACCGACTTCAAAAAGTGCGCGGTCAAGATCGTAGCCGTGTGA
- a CDS encoding methyltransferase domain-containing protein produces the protein MTDHKAKSAHVASIEAFYAEKLADTKGRNTFQQVLAPDYVAQEISEDLLCSSFGCGNPLAFSQIKEGETVLDLGSGAGLDLILAADKTGPSGKVIGIDVSEDMIAQARSNCDKHGLQNIELHQGVIEDLPFPDSSIDWIISNCVINLSADKAAVFAEVYRVLKPGGRLMISDMIAEALPDWMHLHQDLLSACISGAVSEADYLEFAHQAGLTDLKILDCMTYEDTALKQLIEEELPIALDELSKHLGLSKDVMLTKAVNELSGKVKTIKLYGSKPTA, from the coding sequence ATGACCGACCACAAAGCAAAATCAGCTCATGTCGCGAGCATCGAAGCGTTCTATGCGGAGAAGCTTGCAGACACGAAAGGCAGAAACACCTTTCAGCAGGTTCTTGCGCCGGACTATGTTGCTCAGGAAATCTCCGAGGACCTTCTCTGCTCAAGCTTTGGTTGCGGCAACCCGCTGGCATTTTCTCAGATTAAAGAGGGAGAGACAGTGTTGGATTTAGGGTCTGGCGCAGGGCTTGATCTGATCCTTGCAGCAGATAAAACCGGACCGTCTGGCAAAGTGATCGGCATCGATGTCAGTGAAGATATGATCGCCCAGGCCAGAAGCAATTGCGACAAGCATGGTCTTCAGAATATCGAGCTACATCAGGGTGTTATAGAAGACCTCCCTTTCCCTGACAGTTCCATAGATTGGATCATCTCAAACTGCGTGATCAACTTGTCCGCCGATAAAGCTGCAGTATTTGCGGAAGTCTACCGGGTGCTTAAACCCGGTGGGCGTCTCATGATTTCCGACATGATAGCGGAGGCCCTGCCTGACTGGATGCATTTGCATCAGGACCTTCTCTCAGCCTGCATTTCGGGCGCCGTGTCTGAGGCAGATTATCTTGAGTTTGCTCATCAGGCTGGCCTCACGGATCTGAAAATACTAGACTGCATGACTTATGAGGATACCGCGTTAAAGCAGCTGATCGAGGAAGAACTGCCCATCGCTCTGGATGAACTTTCCAAGCATCTGGGGCTTTCTAAGGATGTGATGCTGACCAAAGCCGTGAACGAGCTTTCCGGGAAGGTGAAAACCATCAAGCTCTATGGTTCCAAGCCAACGGCATAA
- the eat gene encoding ethanolamine permease: protein MKDSETSQLQKGAAGWFLLATLGVSYVISGSFAGWNFGFAVTSWFGMIIAVALMGLMYFCLVLCLAEMSAALPSAAGGYRISRKVMGDTGGFATALAVLLEYSIAPAAIVIFIGQYLEALLGINGPVVYAVFYLLFIGVHLLGAGEALRFMLVVTAFAVLAIAITLITLGPHFSLANLVIADSPEPAPQNLLAFDAVSVWTAFPFAMWLFLAVEGVPLAAEEAKDPAVDLPRGIIAAMLFLLISAFLIVVFVPGAATSEEVGDYGAPLVDAMKHVLGEDSVLADFVNLVGLAGLIASFFSIIFGYSRLVFAMSREGYLPRFMSAISSRKVPHWALIIPGVIGFICSLTGKGELMINIAVIGATLSYALQSISYILLKRNHADLHRPYSAPGGQKTAYVTLALSLLALTSCFAYDVGAALIALGLMGLGVGYYVVLGRRA from the coding sequence ATGAAAGATAGCGAGACTTCTCAGCTTCAAAAAGGAGCAGCGGGCTGGTTTTTACTGGCAACGCTTGGGGTTTCCTATGTGATTTCGGGCAGCTTTGCGGGGTGGAACTTTGGGTTCGCGGTGACAAGCTGGTTCGGCATGATCATCGCCGTGGCGCTGATGGGGCTCATGTACTTCTGCCTTGTCCTGTGCCTTGCGGAGATGTCTGCGGCTTTGCCGAGTGCTGCGGGTGGGTACCGGATTTCGCGGAAGGTTATGGGTGATACTGGAGGCTTTGCGACGGCGCTTGCGGTTTTGCTGGAGTACTCCATCGCGCCGGCAGCCATTGTGATCTTCATCGGCCAGTATCTTGAAGCGCTGCTGGGGATCAATGGACCTGTTGTCTACGCGGTGTTCTATCTCCTGTTTATCGGAGTACATCTGCTTGGCGCGGGTGAAGCCCTGCGGTTTATGCTGGTGGTAACGGCCTTTGCGGTGCTTGCCATCGCGATTACTCTGATCACCCTCGGCCCCCACTTCAGCCTCGCAAATCTGGTGATTGCTGACAGCCCTGAGCCGGCACCGCAAAACCTTCTCGCGTTTGATGCAGTGTCTGTTTGGACGGCGTTTCCGTTTGCGATGTGGCTGTTTCTCGCTGTGGAGGGGGTGCCGCTGGCGGCTGAGGAGGCCAAAGACCCTGCTGTGGATCTGCCGCGCGGGATTATCGCGGCTATGCTCTTTCTGCTGATAAGCGCGTTCCTGATTGTCGTGTTCGTTCCTGGTGCCGCAACGTCTGAAGAGGTCGGCGATTATGGTGCTCCGCTGGTGGATGCGATGAAGCATGTGCTGGGGGAAGATTCTGTTTTGGCAGACTTTGTCAATTTGGTGGGGCTGGCCGGGTTGATTGCCTCGTTCTTCTCCATCATCTTTGGCTACAGCCGTCTGGTCTTTGCCATGTCGCGGGAAGGGTATCTGCCGCGTTTCATGTCTGCGATCAGTTCGCGAAAAGTGCCTCACTGGGCGCTGATCATTCCCGGTGTGATCGGGTTCATTTGTTCGCTGACCGGGAAGGGGGAGCTGATGATCAATATCGCGGTCATTGGAGCGACGCTTTCTTACGCGCTACAAAGCATCAGCTACATTTTGTTGAAGAGAAATCATGCTGATTTACATCGACCTTATAGCGCACCGGGCGGACAGAAGACGGCCTATGTTACGCTAGCACTCTCACTTTTAGCGCTCACTTCCTGCTTTGCGTATGACGTAGGCGCAGCATTAATCGCGCTGGGGCTGATGGGGCTTGGTGTTGGCTACTACGTTGTGCTGGGCAGGCGGGCTTAG
- a CDS encoding ferredoxin-type protein NapF: protein MANLSRRAFFTRLSAKPEVANPFRPPWTSEQRIEDKCTGCFECVKACPEGILFSDDHRPFLKPGVGECTFCEECAKACPEDGLFDLSEAPWRLTADLKQEACLLQKGVSCRTCTDCCDPRALRFDLRTPPAGQIQLDADQCSGCGACLVACPVDAISLNDQSNTSQESLANA, encoded by the coding sequence GTGGCCAACCTTTCTCGCAGAGCATTCTTTACCCGTTTAAGCGCTAAACCAGAAGTGGCGAACCCGTTTCGTCCGCCATGGACCAGCGAACAACGGATTGAAGACAAATGCACCGGTTGCTTTGAATGCGTCAAAGCCTGCCCGGAAGGCATTCTGTTCAGCGATGATCACCGGCCATTTCTGAAACCTGGTGTTGGTGAATGCACATTTTGTGAAGAGTGCGCAAAAGCGTGCCCTGAAGACGGTCTCTTCGACCTTTCAGAAGCACCCTGGAGACTTACAGCAGACTTAAAGCAAGAGGCCTGCTTGCTGCAGAAAGGCGTTTCCTGCCGGACCTGCACTGACTGCTGTGACCCAAGGGCTCTCCGGTTTGACCTGCGCACACCACCAGCAGGACAGATCCAACTGGACGCAGACCAGTGCAGCGGTTGCGGCGCTTGCCTCGTGGCCTGCCCAGTGGATGCCATCAGTTTGAACGACCAAAGCAATACGAGCCAGGAAAGCTTAGCAAATGCGTAA
- a CDS encoding invasion associated locus B family protein: MKPIWTLLTAALLFFFQGASAYSTTEPSNEEDWSVKCSSDLCEVYAEIRLDNGALINSIMFRKLDKDVYAAILKLPLGIHIPSGIQIGIDDDALFDAKLITCQPDGCEAAFNANKAIVNFLKRGKAMSIVVTKSSDRKKLALNYSLIGFTRSWDEFTKRMAVLLPDETTG; the protein is encoded by the coding sequence ATGAAACCGATCTGGACCCTACTGACAGCGGCACTTCTCTTTTTCTTTCAGGGTGCAAGCGCGTACAGCACCACTGAGCCTTCCAATGAAGAGGACTGGTCCGTCAAATGCAGCAGCGACTTGTGCGAAGTCTACGCTGAGATCCGGCTTGATAACGGCGCACTCATTAACTCCATCATGTTTCGCAAACTTGATAAGGATGTTTACGCCGCCATTCTCAAGCTGCCGCTCGGAATTCACATTCCCAGTGGGATCCAGATTGGTATTGACGATGATGCCTTGTTCGATGCAAAGCTGATCACCTGTCAGCCGGATGGGTGCGAGGCCGCTTTCAACGCCAACAAGGCCATCGTCAACTTCCTCAAACGCGGTAAAGCCATGTCCATCGTGGTCACCAAGTCCAGCGACCGCAAAAAGCTGGCACTGAACTACTCCCTGATCGGCTTTACCCGCAGCTGGGATGAGTTCACCAAACGCATGGCAGTGCTGCTGCCAGACGAGACAACTGGCTGA
- a CDS encoding cytochrome c3 family protein, which yields MISIIKRFWQIISKPSVHYSLGFLTLGGFVAGIIFWGGFNTALEVTNTEEFCIGCHEMENTVYQELKTTIHYTNRSGVRATCPDCHVPHNWTSKVARKIQASKEVYGKIFGTISTPEKFESKRLELASHEWARFKANDSLECRNCHSEESMDFTRQSVRASEQHEKFLVTGEKTCIDCHKGIAHKLPDLSLLKEGH from the coding sequence ATGATTTCAATTATCAAACGGTTCTGGCAGATCATTAGCAAACCTAGTGTTCATTACAGCCTCGGCTTTCTGACACTTGGCGGGTTTGTCGCCGGCATCATCTTCTGGGGTGGTTTCAACACCGCCCTGGAGGTCACCAACACAGAAGAATTCTGTATTGGTTGTCACGAGATGGAAAACACTGTCTATCAGGAACTTAAGACCACCATTCACTATACCAACCGGTCTGGTGTACGTGCGACTTGCCCTGATTGTCACGTGCCTCACAACTGGACATCCAAGGTTGCCCGTAAGATCCAAGCATCCAAGGAAGTTTACGGCAAAATCTTTGGCACAATCAGCACGCCAGAGAAATTCGAGAGCAAGCGTCTTGAGCTGGCAAGCCACGAGTGGGCTCGCTTCAAAGCCAACGACTCCCTTGAGTGCCGTAACTGTCACAGTGAAGAGTCCATGGACTTTACACGTCAGAGTGTGAGGGCTTCTGAACAGCACGAGAAATTCCTCGTAACTGGCGAGAAGACCTGTATCGACTGCCACAAAGGCATCGCACACAAGCTACCTGATCTGAGCCTGCTGAAAGAAGGTCACTAA
- a CDS encoding chaperone NapD, with translation MRNATAVEREEPAGVWHISSVLIQAIPEKRDQVCAAIEQMPSAEIADVPDTEKIIVTLETTSERDIANALTEIQKMDHVITASLIFHQTDTTDLNSIVISDQGDIQPEGTCS, from the coding sequence ATGCGTAATGCAACCGCCGTTGAGCGCGAAGAACCTGCAGGGGTCTGGCACATTTCCAGTGTGCTGATTCAGGCAATCCCGGAAAAGCGGGATCAGGTTTGCGCGGCCATCGAACAGATGCCTTCTGCTGAGATCGCGGATGTGCCTGACACCGAAAAGATTATCGTGACGTTGGAAACCACGAGCGAGCGCGACATCGCCAATGCGCTGACCGAGATCCAGAAGATGGATCACGTGATCACCGCATCACTCATTTTCCATCAGACCGACACCACCGACCTCAATTCAATTGTGATTTCTGATCAGGGTGACATTCAACCCGAGGGGACTTGCTCATGA
- a CDS encoding nitrate reductase cytochrome c-type subunit yields the protein MKLLKLVVASLFALSVLGGASSFAADSINELRNADILTQDAAPRIPKVVNSDERQVRNYPEQPPLIPHKIDGYQIDKRLNKCMTCHSRKAIEQSQAPMISITHFMNRDNQFLASVSPRRFFCTQCHVPQTESKPLVENTFVDVDEVLKGEAKK from the coding sequence ATGAAACTTCTGAAACTTGTTGTAGCAAGCCTCTTTGCACTTTCAGTCCTCGGTGGAGCAAGCTCTTTTGCAGCTGACTCCATCAACGAACTACGCAACGCGGACATCCTGACTCAGGATGCCGCACCGCGTATCCCGAAAGTCGTAAACAGCGACGAACGTCAGGTGCGTAACTACCCTGAGCAGCCACCTCTGATCCCTCACAAGATCGACGGCTACCAGATCGATAAGCGTCTGAACAAATGCATGACCTGCCACAGCCGTAAAGCGATTGAGCAGTCTCAGGCTCCAATGATCTCTATCACGCACTTCATGAACCGTGATAACCAGTTCCTGGCGTCTGTATCCCCTCGCCGCTTCTTCTGCACTCAGTGTCACGTGCCTCAGACCGAATCCAAGCCTTTGGTTGAGAACACATTCGTTGACGTTGATGAAGTGCTCAAAGGCGAAGCTAAGAAGTAG
- a CDS encoding YadA-like family protein, whose protein sequence is MNALKLSAAAVALIAGMSTAHAATITVSDGTVTTTGGSVTSGSASGSTTAGQTGTATGITATISDINESDLSDALQDKINDSVDESDLSSALATKINGKADQSALNAEKLRIDANASAISTNLSDIATNKTAIASNKAAHELNVTNIQTNIDDIKTNKDAIAVNLASINQNTTDITSNTSRIGVNEQNISSNTNRIGVNGSNIATNTANISSNTDRIGVNEQNIATNTTNIATNAANISSNTDRIVSLENDVDELRSGVAMAVAIANAPVLQGGKHGFSVSGGFGHFKGKGASALKVAFLPTENMAVTASVATDFSNNVTAGAGLGFSF, encoded by the coding sequence ATGAACGCATTGAAGCTTTCCGCTGCTGCCGTGGCCCTCATCGCAGGCATGAGCACCGCTCACGCAGCCACTATCACCGTATCTGACGGCACCGTAACCACCACCGGTGGCTCCGTCACCAGTGGCTCTGCAAGCGGTTCAACAACTGCTGGCCAGACCGGTACAGCAACTGGCATCACTGCAACCATAAGTGATATTAATGAATCCGACTTGAGCGATGCTCTTCAGGACAAGATTAACGACTCTGTCGATGAATCCGATCTCAGCTCTGCACTAGCAACTAAGATCAACGGCAAAGCCGATCAGAGTGCACTTAATGCTGAAAAGCTTCGCATCGACGCCAATGCCTCTGCCATCAGCACAAACCTGAGCGACATTGCTACCAACAAAACCGCAATCGCTTCAAACAAAGCTGCACACGAGCTGAATGTAACTAACATCCAGACCAACATTGACGACATCAAAACCAACAAGGATGCAATTGCAGTCAATCTGGCTTCCATCAACCAGAACACAACCGACATTACGTCAAATACATCCCGCATTGGCGTAAACGAGCAGAATATCTCTTCGAACACCAACCGCATCGGTGTGAACGGGTCAAACATCGCAACAAACACTGCAAACATTTCTTCCAACACCGATCGCATTGGTGTGAACGAGCAGAACATCGCGACAAACACCACTAACATCGCGACCAACGCTGCCAACATCTCCTCCAACACCGATCGCATCGTGTCACTGGAGAACGATGTTGATGAGCTGCGCAGTGGTGTGGCCATGGCAGTTGCAATCGCAAACGCGCCAGTCCTTCAGGGCGGCAAGCACGGCTTTTCCGTGTCCGGCGGTTTTGGTCACTTCAAGGGCAAAGGTGCTTCTGCTCTGAAGGTTGCCTTCCTGCCAACCGAAAACATGGCCGTCACTGCATCTGTGGCAACAGACTTCAGCAACAATGTCACTGCTGGCGCTGGTCTGGGCTTCTCCTTCTAA